One window of the Burkholderia sp. FERM BP-3421 genome contains the following:
- a CDS encoding YncE family protein produces MHASVTRAFRLRALAGLTLAALSIGAHAADWIVSGNDGKYQRVAGRDTYLPDPPADTLTLLDASVFPPRVKTQVDVENGIQGPPQAVAITPDARVALVGAPTRYDQAAKQLFYDPFLQVVDLDATPPAVTRIDLGAHPQGIAIDRAGRLALTANLDGKVSVLAIDGRSVRLLDSLKIGAKRLAGISFTHDGRHALVSLRDEGGVAVLDVDGTTVTDSGVRLSAGVAPYTVDVSSDGKWAVVSNVGLAGLPGYTGKLAGDADTITLIDVSHAPFRAVQHLTVPSLPEGVAISPDGKWIGVQAMDGSNLTPDNPGRHTLGKVLLFAIRDGRAVKTAELPGGEAAQGIVFTADSRHLIVQFNVERQLALYAVNGGRLRDTGERIALTGGPSSLRTTPR; encoded by the coding sequence ATGCATGCATCCGTCACGCGCGCATTCCGGCTCCGCGCACTCGCCGGCCTGACGCTCGCGGCGCTGTCCATCGGCGCGCACGCCGCCGACTGGATCGTCTCCGGCAACGACGGCAAGTATCAGCGCGTCGCGGGGCGCGACACCTACCTGCCCGACCCGCCCGCCGACACGCTCACGCTGCTCGATGCGAGCGTATTCCCGCCGCGCGTGAAAACCCAGGTCGACGTGGAAAACGGCATCCAGGGCCCGCCGCAGGCCGTCGCGATCACGCCGGACGCGCGCGTCGCGCTGGTCGGCGCGCCGACCCGCTACGATCAGGCGGCCAAGCAGCTGTTCTACGATCCGTTCCTGCAAGTGGTCGATCTCGACGCGACGCCGCCCGCCGTCACCCGCATCGATCTCGGCGCGCATCCGCAAGGCATCGCGATCGATCGCGCCGGGCGGCTCGCGCTCACGGCGAATCTCGACGGCAAGGTGTCGGTGCTTGCCATCGACGGCCGCTCGGTGCGGCTGCTCGACAGCCTCAAGATCGGCGCGAAGCGCCTCGCCGGCATCAGCTTCACGCACGACGGCCGGCACGCGCTCGTCTCGCTGCGCGACGAAGGGGGCGTGGCCGTGCTCGACGTCGACGGCACGACCGTCACCGACAGCGGCGTGCGCCTGAGCGCGGGCGTCGCGCCGTACACGGTCGACGTGTCGAGCGACGGCAAGTGGGCGGTGGTCAGCAATGTGGGCCTGGCGGGCCTGCCGGGCTACACCGGCAAGCTCGCGGGCGACGCCGACACGATCACGCTGATCGACGTGTCGCATGCGCCGTTCCGTGCGGTCCAGCACCTCACGGTGCCGTCGCTGCCCGAGGGCGTGGCGATCTCGCCCGACGGCAAGTGGATCGGCGTGCAGGCGATGGACGGCTCGAACCTGACACCGGACAACCCCGGCCGGCACACGCTCGGCAAGGTGCTGCTGTTCGCGATCCGCGACGGCCGCGCGGTCAAGACCGCCGAACTGCCGGGCGGCGAAGCCGCGCAAGGCATCGTGTTCACCGCCGACAGCCGGCACCTGATCGTGCAGTTCAACGTCGAGCGCCAGCTCGCGCTCTATGCGGTCAATGGCGGCAGGCTGCGCGACACCGGCGAGCGCATCGCGCTGACGGGCGGGCCGTCGTCGCTGCGCACGACGCCGCGCTGA
- a CDS encoding MAPEG family protein encodes MNISQTCLLIVALLPFVWTICAKSQKGYDNRDPRGYLARLEGWRARAAAAHQNSWEALALFTAALVVAWHNGANPQRVDLLAMVFVATRVLHGLLYLLNWAPVRSLVWFVGIVCIVWLFVAGA; translated from the coding sequence ATGAACATCTCGCAGACCTGCCTGCTGATCGTCGCGCTGTTGCCGTTCGTCTGGACCATTTGCGCGAAGTCGCAGAAGGGCTACGACAACCGCGATCCGCGCGGCTATCTGGCCAGGCTCGAAGGCTGGCGCGCCCGGGCGGCCGCCGCGCACCAGAACTCCTGGGAAGCGCTCGCCCTGTTCACGGCGGCGCTCGTCGTCGCGTGGCACAACGGCGCGAATCCGCAGCGCGTCGACCTGCTCGCGATGGTGTTCGTCGCCACCCGCGTGCTGCACGGCCTGCTGTACCTGCTGAACTGGGCGCCCGTGCGTTCGCTCGTGTGGTTCGTCGGGATCGTCTGCATCGTCTGGCTGTTCGTCGCGGGCGCCTGA